In Saccharothrix syringae, the following are encoded in one genomic region:
- a CDS encoding fumarylacetoacetate hydrolase family protein → MRIARIAQPGGLAFAAIEGEGDDLTAVEIADDPFANPKFTGRRWPLADVRLLAPFLPPKIVAIGRNYAEHAAELGNEVPDAPLMFLKPNTAVIGPNAEIKLPAVSERVDFEGELAVVVGVGGRDIPASRAGQAVLGYTIANDVTARDLQKTDGQWTRAKGFDTFCPLGPWVETEFDPSDVAIRTEVDGEVKQDSRTSLLVHGIPELIEYISSVMTLRPLDVILTGTPAGVGPLTAGQTVSVTVEGLGTLTNSVVDR, encoded by the coding sequence GTGCGCATTGCCCGTATCGCCCAACCCGGTGGCCTCGCCTTCGCCGCGATCGAAGGCGAAGGCGACGACCTGACCGCGGTCGAGATCGCCGACGACCCTTTCGCGAACCCGAAGTTCACCGGCCGCCGCTGGCCCCTGGCCGACGTCCGGCTGCTGGCCCCGTTCCTGCCGCCCAAGATCGTGGCGATCGGCCGCAACTACGCCGAGCACGCCGCCGAGCTGGGCAACGAGGTGCCGGACGCCCCGCTGATGTTCCTCAAGCCCAACACCGCCGTCATCGGCCCCAACGCGGAGATCAAGCTCCCCGCGGTGTCCGAGCGGGTGGACTTCGAGGGCGAGCTGGCCGTGGTGGTCGGCGTCGGCGGCCGGGACATCCCCGCCTCCCGCGCCGGGCAGGCGGTCCTGGGCTACACCATCGCCAACGACGTCACCGCGCGGGACCTCCAGAAGACCGACGGCCAGTGGACGCGGGCCAAGGGCTTCGACACGTTCTGCCCGCTGGGGCCGTGGGTGGAGACCGAGTTCGACCCGTCCGACGTGGCCATCCGCACCGAGGTGGACGGCGAGGTCAAGCAGGACTCGCGGACCTCGCTGCTGGTGCACGGCATCCCCGAGCTGATCGAGTACATCTCGTCGGTGATGACCCTGCGCCCGCTGGACGTGATCCTGACCGGCACCCCCGCCGGCGTCGGCCCGCTGACCGCCGGGCAGACCGTCTCGGTGACCGTGGAGGGCCTGGGCACGCTCACCAACTCCGTGGTGGACCGCTGA
- a CDS encoding S1 family peptidase — translation MRTLLIALALLLGAAIPASAAPVPLEAGTPLTAPSSANRCANGYNVRGYLLVPPNCAPVGAVVSGPGGIDVGAVVAVRETYSVVRITNTTAWVQRPTIAGRTGVVTGSAETPVGGAVCAVGRSSGLRCGTVQARNVTVNFPTGTVSGLTRTTLCTDPGETWKPVFTGSQAQGHVLGGSGNCSTGGTSLFYPVNRILAENGFTLVTG, via the coding sequence ATGCGAACCCTGCTGATCGCGCTCGCGCTGCTGCTGGGGGCGGCCATCCCTGCCTCGGCCGCCCCGGTGCCCCTGGAGGCGGGCACGCCGCTCACCGCGCCGTCCTCCGCGAACCGGTGCGCCAACGGCTACAACGTCCGCGGGTACCTGCTGGTCCCGCCGAACTGCGCGCCCGTCGGCGCGGTCGTCAGCGGTCCCGGCGGCATCGACGTCGGGGCGGTCGTGGCCGTCCGGGAGACCTACTCGGTCGTGCGGATCACCAACACCACCGCGTGGGTCCAGCGGCCGACGATCGCCGGCCGCACCGGCGTCGTCACCGGCTCCGCCGAGACACCGGTGGGCGGCGCGGTGTGCGCGGTGGGCCGCTCCAGCGGGCTGCGCTGCGGCACCGTGCAGGCCAGGAACGTGACGGTCAACTTCCCGACCGGGACGGTGTCCGGCCTCACCCGCACCACCCTGTGCACCGACCCCGGCGAGACCTGGAAACCGGTGTTCACCGGCTCCCAGGCCCAGGGGCACGTGCTGGGCGGCAGCGGGAACTGCTCGACCGGCGGCACGTCGTTGTTCTACCCGGTCAACCGCATCCTCGCGGAGAACGGGTTCACGCTCGTGACGGGCTGA
- the cimA gene encoding citramalate synthase, translating to MTPLGDSFHVYDTTLRDGAQREGISYSVTDKLAVARLLDSLGVGFIEGGWPGALPKDTEFFARVAAGEVALKHAQLVAFGSTRRAGVKVTEDPQVKALLDSQAPVVTLVAKSDRRHVERALRTDVAENCAMVRDTVRHLVEEGRRVFLDAEHFFDGYAFDPDTSLRVLESAVEGGADVVVLCDTNGGQLPLGLSETVADVIARTGFRVGIHCQDDTSCAVANTIAAVQAGATHVQCTANGYGERAGNADLFAVVGNLVTKLGLQVLPHESLAELTRVSHALAEIANIAPDTHQAYVGSSAFAHKAGLHASAIKVDPELYNHIDPDTVGNDMRVLVTEMAGRASLELKGRELGIDLTRRPEALTNVVRKVKELEAGGWSFEAADASLELLLKAELSELDELPFRLESYRVVLDHRPDGAVVSEATVKVHASGERVIATAEGNGPVHALDAALRKALLPHLSWLDAVKLNDYKVRILAGTRSTSAEHGTDAVTRVLVESTDGEQEWTTVGVHGNIVEASWLALCDALAHKAMRVSPSRA from the coding sequence GTGACCCCCCTCGGCGATAGCTTCCACGTCTACGACACGACCCTGCGGGACGGTGCCCAGCGCGAGGGCATCTCCTACTCGGTCACCGACAAGCTGGCCGTGGCCCGGCTGCTCGACTCGCTCGGCGTGGGCTTCATCGAGGGCGGCTGGCCGGGCGCGCTGCCCAAGGACACCGAGTTCTTCGCCCGCGTCGCGGCGGGCGAGGTCGCGCTCAAGCACGCCCAGCTCGTCGCCTTCGGCTCCACCCGCAGGGCCGGGGTCAAGGTGACGGAGGACCCGCAGGTCAAGGCCCTGCTGGACAGCCAGGCGCCGGTGGTGACGCTGGTCGCCAAGTCCGACCGCAGGCACGTCGAGCGGGCCCTGCGCACCGACGTGGCGGAGAACTGCGCCATGGTCCGCGACACCGTCCGCCACCTGGTCGAGGAGGGCCGCCGGGTCTTCCTCGACGCGGAGCACTTCTTCGACGGCTACGCCTTCGACCCGGACACCTCGCTGCGCGTGCTGGAGTCCGCTGTGGAGGGTGGCGCCGACGTGGTGGTGCTGTGCGACACCAACGGCGGGCAGCTCCCCCTCGGCCTGTCCGAGACCGTCGCCGACGTCATCGCCCGCACGGGCTTCCGCGTCGGCATCCACTGCCAGGACGACACGTCCTGCGCGGTGGCCAACACGATCGCCGCGGTGCAGGCGGGCGCCACGCACGTCCAGTGCACCGCGAACGGCTACGGCGAGCGAGCGGGCAACGCGGACCTGTTCGCCGTCGTCGGGAACCTCGTGACCAAGCTCGGCCTGCAGGTGCTACCGCACGAGTCGCTGGCCGAGCTGACCCGCGTCTCCCATGCCCTGGCCGAGATCGCGAACATCGCACCCGACACCCACCAGGCATACGTCGGGTCGTCGGCCTTCGCCCACAAGGCGGGGCTGCACGCGAGCGCGATCAAGGTGGACCCGGAGCTGTACAACCACATCGACCCGGACACCGTCGGCAACGACATGCGGGTGCTGGTCACCGAGATGGCGGGTCGGGCCAGTCTGGAGCTCAAGGGACGTGAGCTCGGGATCGACCTGACCCGCCGGCCCGAGGCCCTGACCAACGTCGTGCGCAAGGTCAAGGAGCTGGAGGCGGGCGGCTGGTCGTTCGAGGCCGCCGACGCCTCCCTGGAGCTGCTGCTCAAGGCGGAGCTGTCCGAACTGGACGAGCTGCCGTTCCGGCTGGAGTCCTACCGCGTGGTGCTCGACCACCGCCCCGACGGCGCCGTGGTGTCCGAGGCCACGGTCAAGGTGCACGCGTCCGGTGAGCGGGTCATCGCCACCGCCGAGGGCAACGGCCCGGTGCACGCGCTGGACGCCGCGCTGCGGAAGGCGCTGCTGCCCCACCTGTCGTGGCTCGACGCGGTGAAGCTCAACGACTACAAGGTCCGCATCCTCGCCGGTACCCGCTCCACCTCGGCCGAGCACGGCACCGACGCCGTCACCCGCGTGCTCGTGGAGTCGACCGACGGCGAGCAGGAGTGGACCACCGTCGGCGTGCACGGCAACATCGTCGAGGCCAGCTGGCTGGCCCTGTGCGACGCGCTCGCGCACAAGGCGATGCGGGTCAGCCCGTCACGAGCGTGA
- a CDS encoding ABC transporter substrate-binding protein, which translates to MTRTLAALAAVLLTAACGAEVAAPRAAAEVTVTNCGERVAYARPSRVVTNDTGITELMFALGLGDRMAGYVIPAAAKSGDVASSPWKADFERVPHLGEKIGKELVQGAGADLVFAGWNYGFSESTGFTPDALADLGIATYQLTEACRNGVGEQRGIMPPLDALYTDLRNLGRIFGVEDRAERLIADYQKQIADAGKLVKEKRPKVFLYDSGLDQPFTSGRNAAPQAIIEKAGGENIFGDLDDSWTTVGWEAVVDRAPEVVLINDYADGDASTPEQKRAFLESYEPLRDVPAIREKRFFALPYAALVESPRNPAAVEAFARFLAGA; encoded by the coding sequence GTGACCAGAACGCTCGCCGCGCTCGCCGCGGTCCTGCTCACCGCGGCGTGCGGCGCCGAGGTCGCCGCGCCCCGGGCCGCGGCCGAGGTGACCGTCACCAACTGCGGCGAGCGGGTGGCGTACGCGCGACCCTCCCGCGTGGTCACCAACGACACCGGCATCACCGAGCTGATGTTCGCGCTGGGCCTGGGCGACCGCATGGCCGGGTACGTCATCCCCGCCGCCGCGAAGTCCGGCGACGTGGCGTCCTCGCCCTGGAAGGCCGACTTCGAGCGCGTGCCGCACCTCGGCGAGAAGATCGGCAAGGAGCTGGTCCAGGGCGCCGGCGCCGACCTGGTGTTCGCGGGCTGGAACTACGGCTTCTCCGAGAGCACCGGCTTCACCCCGGACGCCCTGGCCGACCTCGGCATCGCCACCTACCAGCTCACCGAGGCGTGCCGGAACGGCGTGGGCGAGCAGCGCGGCATCATGCCCCCGCTGGACGCCCTCTACACCGACCTGCGCAACCTCGGCCGCATCTTCGGCGTCGAGGACCGGGCCGAACGGCTCATCGCCGATTACCAGAAGCAGATAGCCGACGCCGGGAAGCTGGTCAAGGAAAAGCGCCCGAAGGTGTTCCTCTACGACAGCGGGCTCGACCAGCCGTTCACCTCGGGCCGCAACGCCGCGCCGCAGGCCATCATCGAGAAGGCGGGCGGCGAGAACATCTTCGGCGACCTCGACGACAGCTGGACCACCGTCGGCTGGGAGGCCGTGGTCGACCGCGCGCCCGAGGTCGTGCTCATCAACGACTACGCGGACGGCGACGCGAGCACGCCCGAGCAGAAGCGGGCTTTCCTGGAGTCCTACGAACCGCTCCGCGACGTGCCCGCCATCAGGGAGAAGAGGTTCTTCGCGCTCCCGTACGCGGCCCTGGTCGAGTCACCGCGCAACCCGGCCGCCGTCGAGGCGTTCGCGCGGTTCCTGGCGGGCGCCTGA
- a CDS encoding ABC transporter ATP-binding protein, with amino-acid sequence MDLELRALAVDGILRGVDLTAGRGEVHGIVGPNGSGKSTTLRCVYRALVPHGGVVRLGGRDITSLKVRDTARDLAALTQDSHVEFDFTVTEVVAMGRLPHGAGPGDDAVVRDALSRVGAAHLAHRGFLTLSGGERQRVLIARALAQQPKVLVLDEPTNHLDISHQLAVLALVRGLGVTVLAVLHDLNLAAAHCDRLHVLDRGRVVRSGGPADVLTPEVLAEVFRVRAHVVAHPTSGVPQLLFDHLEATP; translated from the coding sequence GTGGACCTGGAACTCCGGGCGCTCGCCGTCGACGGCATCCTGCGCGGCGTCGACCTGACCGCCGGCCGGGGCGAGGTGCACGGCATCGTCGGCCCCAACGGCAGCGGCAAGTCCACCACGCTGCGCTGCGTCTACCGGGCGCTGGTGCCGCACGGGGGAGTGGTCCGCCTCGGCGGCCGCGACATCACCTCCCTGAAGGTCCGGGACACCGCCCGCGACCTGGCCGCGCTCACCCAGGACAGCCACGTCGAGTTCGACTTCACCGTCACCGAGGTGGTCGCCATGGGCCGCCTCCCGCACGGCGCCGGCCCCGGCGACGACGCGGTCGTGCGCGACGCGCTGTCCCGGGTGGGCGCCGCCCACCTGGCCCACCGCGGCTTCCTCACCCTTTCGGGTGGTGAGCGGCAGCGCGTGCTCATCGCCCGCGCCCTGGCGCAGCAGCCGAAGGTGCTGGTCCTGGACGAGCCGACCAACCACCTGGACATCAGCCACCAGCTGGCGGTGCTCGCCCTGGTCCGGGGCCTGGGCGTGACCGTGCTGGCCGTGCTGCACGACCTCAACCTCGCCGCCGCGCACTGCGACCGCCTGCACGTGCTCGACCGCGGCCGCGTCGTGCGCAGCGGCGGGCCCGCGGACGTACTCACCCCCGAGGTGCTGGCCGAGGTCTTCCGCGTCCGCGCCCACGTCGTCGCGCACCCCACCAGCGGGGTGCCGCAACTGCTGTTCGACCACCTGGAGGCCACCCCGTGA
- a CDS encoding FecCD family ABC transporter permease, with protein MTESATEVETTAPPPTPRRPRSTAALCLVLVVVLAGSVVCGVALGPVSVPFGDVLRYLRAAATGGVVEAAEAGPYRIVWDIRLPRVLLAAVVGAGLSAVGVAIQAVVRNALADPYVLGISSGASVGATAVATTGLFASLGVYALSTAAFLSALVAMVLVYLVAGRGGLTPLRLVLTGTALAHGFSAVAMLLVFQSPRGEAARAAMFWLLGSLGGVTWASVPVAAAVVVAGTAYLVGRAGHLNALSLGDETATTLGVDVARTRRALFAVTAAMTGVLVAVSGAVGFVGLMLPHLVRLTVGADHRRVLAVAPLAGACFLIWVDVAARLLAAPEELPLGVITAALGVPCFVFLMGCRGYVFGGR; from the coding sequence GTGACCGAGAGCGCGACCGAGGTCGAGACGACCGCGCCACCCCCGACGCCCCGCCGCCCCCGCTCCACCGCCGCGCTGTGCCTGGTGCTGGTCGTCGTGCTGGCGGGGTCCGTGGTGTGCGGCGTGGCGCTCGGGCCGGTGAGCGTCCCGTTCGGCGACGTGCTGCGCTACCTGCGCGCGGCCGCCACGGGCGGGGTCGTGGAGGCCGCCGAGGCGGGGCCGTACCGGATCGTGTGGGACATCCGCCTGCCGCGCGTGCTGCTGGCCGCCGTCGTGGGCGCGGGGCTGTCGGCGGTGGGCGTGGCGATCCAGGCGGTGGTCCGCAACGCCCTGGCCGACCCGTACGTGCTGGGCATCTCCTCCGGGGCCAGCGTCGGCGCCACCGCGGTCGCCACCACCGGCCTGTTCGCCTCGCTGGGCGTCTACGCGCTGTCCACGGCCGCGTTCCTGTCCGCCCTGGTGGCCATGGTCCTGGTCTACCTGGTGGCCGGCCGGGGCGGCCTGACCCCGCTGCGCCTGGTCCTCACCGGCACGGCCCTGGCCCACGGCTTCTCCGCGGTCGCGATGCTGCTGGTGTTCCAGTCACCCCGCGGCGAGGCGGCCCGGGCCGCGATGTTCTGGCTGCTCGGCAGCCTGGGCGGGGTGACCTGGGCGTCGGTGCCGGTCGCGGCGGCCGTGGTGGTCGCGGGCACCGCCTACCTCGTCGGCCGCGCCGGGCACCTCAACGCCCTGTCCCTGGGCGACGAGACCGCCACCACCCTCGGCGTCGACGTCGCCCGCACGCGCCGCGCCCTGTTCGCGGTCACCGCCGCCATGACCGGCGTGCTGGTCGCGGTCAGCGGCGCGGTCGGGTTCGTCGGCCTCATGCTGCCCCACCTGGTCCGCCTCACCGTCGGCGCGGACCACCGCCGGGTGCTGGCCGTCGCCCCGCTCGCGGGCGCCTGCTTCCTGATCTGGGTGGACGTGGCCGCGCGCCTGCTCGCCGCGCCCGAGGAGCTGCCCCTGGGCGTCATCACGGCCGCCCTGGGCGTGCCGTGCTTCGTGTTCCTCATGGGCTGCCGCGGCTACGTGTTCGGGGGGCGCTGA
- a CDS encoding 3-isopropylmalate dehydrogenase — protein sequence MRLAVIPGDGIGPEVVAEALKVLGEVVPAAEITRYDLGAARWHATGELLPESVLGELRQHDAILLGAVGDPSVPSGILERGLLLRLRFELDHHVNLRPARLYPGVRSPIADPPEIDMVVVREGTEGLYAGNGGLLRKDTPHEIATEVSINTSFGVERVVRDAFARAANRPRKHLTLVHKTNVLTHAGSLWSRVVEEVSLQHPDVTVAYQHVDAATIHLVTDPGRYDVIVTDNLFGDILTDLAAAVTGGIGLAASGNLDVTRRNPSMFEPVHGSAPDIAGQGIADPTAAVLSVALMLDHLGESEAARRIEASVAFDLATRDHSSPGATYAVGDRLAALVSSNVRTGA from the coding sequence ATGCGGCTCGCAGTGATCCCAGGAGACGGGATCGGGCCCGAGGTCGTCGCCGAGGCCCTGAAGGTGCTCGGTGAGGTCGTTCCAGCGGCTGAGATCACCCGCTACGACCTCGGCGCGGCGCGCTGGCACGCCACAGGTGAGTTGCTGCCGGAGTCGGTGCTCGGCGAGCTCCGCCAGCACGACGCGATCCTGCTCGGTGCCGTGGGCGACCCGTCGGTGCCCAGCGGCATCCTGGAGCGCGGCCTGCTGCTCCGGCTCCGGTTCGAGCTCGACCACCACGTGAACCTGCGCCCGGCGCGGCTCTACCCCGGTGTGCGCAGCCCGATCGCCGACCCGCCGGAGATCGACATGGTGGTCGTGCGCGAGGGCACGGAGGGCCTGTACGCGGGCAACGGCGGGCTCCTGCGCAAGGACACCCCCCACGAGATCGCGACCGAGGTGTCGATCAACACCTCGTTCGGCGTGGAGCGGGTGGTGCGCGACGCGTTCGCCCGGGCGGCGAACCGGCCGCGCAAGCACCTGACGCTGGTGCACAAGACCAACGTGCTGACGCACGCCGGGTCGCTGTGGTCCCGGGTGGTCGAGGAGGTCTCGCTCCAGCACCCGGACGTGACCGTGGCCTACCAGCACGTGGACGCGGCCACCATCCACCTGGTGACCGACCCGGGCCGGTACGACGTGATCGTCACCGACAACCTGTTCGGCGACATCCTGACCGACCTGGCGGCGGCCGTGACCGGCGGCATCGGCCTGGCGGCCTCGGGCAACCTCGACGTGACCCGGCGCAACCCGAGCATGTTCGAGCCGGTGCACGGCAGCGCGCCGGACATCGCCGGCCAGGGCATCGCCGACCCGACGGCGGCGGTCCTGTCGGTGGCCCTGATGCTCGACCACCTGGGCGAGTCGGAGGCGGCGCGGCGGATCGAGGCGTCGGTGGCCTTCGACCTGGCCACCCGCGACCACTCGTCGCCGGGCGCGACCTACGCCGTGGGCGACCGCCTGGCGGCCCTGGTCTCGTCCAACGTCCGCACCGGCGCCTGA